A part of Paenibacillus donghaensis genomic DNA contains:
- a CDS encoding Ig-like domain-containing protein, translating to MSDMSYPTKEKSQFMNVQGGEKKVMKKILSVALSTAMAFSMFASVAFGATATEQQAYDALKAKGVVEGYPGGAANLEKDLTRAEFAKIITKTFALTEITNKLSYNDKNYNAKMWARPYIEAVTAANLMQGKNTAKGLFDFNGKVTIEEVAKVLVIAQKLDVPTTTDNNASTWAKGYAQAIIDAGLATKDTNFKANASRGLVFSTIYGLDQKTQAPAITSAEAVSPTSVVVKFADKGELTVTLTTALVQGVETPVTFKYKDHDYTTKVTLQAPKVVSVTAPNSKQVVIKFNRPVDAESFTQTSDKGVTTLVYGAASIGNLSGAPVVNVDTASVVLTSEGTEAWLTFADNQYLKGQYTFILNDKVKTTSGETISAYTQLLPVNDVTAPTIASVTSTAKATTNKVHVKLSEPVKGTGTVIAYVNGQPATVALRDNGAALDELTLTTANNLESGKTYDVSLTNIVDFAGNYIAPNPTKTTVTVVSDVAAPTVSKVTVTGENSVEVVFNKKMDIATLHGNITLLNANGETRGAFQVKQGKDATTFNLTNFAINFPSSSTFAGTIVFGATIKDYLGNTVAASTTQPVTFTKDVTAPTVVSAVYAKEGLLVKFSEKVSLVNSAGVIKIINDSTGYPTTLTANVVGTDGKQWRLTGATLGTGNYTLRLPAGIAVDQSQAKNGLVAVAYPVSITADTVVDSNKPVITAAPVVVTSEVYKTDQVVQFTVQDSSGLNIASVREYANYTWDGKALPVGSYVSTDYNGSGSPTTPVVVSVNIPSSGINTNDSKEFVINGITDTSGNVIVPTPYQVALRDGVRPTLNTAAVASGDGTKLVIGFSEDVINIRPDGSDFLFTINGNIEVASPNVVINTTPGVGSDKGKFYVTFKTQKGVFNGADVLYMDNNKDGAIQHNEVVYTTDAAGDLKLSANYIGSITVKVRDTAQITDKSGNKVVVDTIVSATK from the coding sequence ATGAGTGACATGAGCTACCCAACTAAAGAAAAATCTCAGTTCATGAACGTCCAAGGAGGAGAAAAAAAGGTTATGAAGAAAATTTTATCCGTAGCTTTATCTACAGCAATGGCATTCTCGATGTTTGCCTCTGTAGCATTTGGTGCAACAGCAACTGAACAACAGGCGTATGACGCTTTGAAAGCAAAGGGTGTCGTTGAAGGCTACCCAGGCGGCGCAGCTAATCTTGAAAAAGATTTGACTCGTGCTGAATTCGCTAAGATCATCACTAAAACTTTTGCTCTTACTGAAATCACTAACAAATTGTCTTACAATGACAAAAACTACAATGCAAAAATGTGGGCTAGACCTTACATTGAAGCAGTAACTGCAGCAAACCTGATGCAAGGTAAAAATACTGCTAAAGGCCTCTTCGATTTCAATGGTAAAGTAACTATTGAAGAAGTAGCTAAAGTATTGGTTATCGCGCAGAAATTGGATGTACCAACTACTACTGACAACAATGCATCTACTTGGGCTAAAGGTTATGCACAAGCGATCATTGATGCAGGATTGGCTACGAAAGATACCAACTTCAAAGCTAACGCAAGCCGCGGTTTGGTATTCTCCACAATCTACGGTCTTGACCAAAAGACTCAAGCTCCAGCTATCACTTCCGCTGAAGCAGTAAGCCCAACTAGCGTAGTAGTTAAGTTTGCTGACAAGGGTGAATTGACAGTTACGCTGACAACTGCACTGGTTCAAGGCGTAGAAACACCGGTTACTTTCAAATACAAAGATCATGACTATACTACCAAGGTAACTTTGCAGGCTCCTAAGGTTGTTTCCGTAACAGCTCCAAACAGCAAGCAAGTAGTTATCAAATTCAACCGTCCGGTTGACGCTGAATCCTTTACTCAGACTAGTGATAAAGGTGTAACTACTCTGGTATATGGTGCTGCAAGCATCGGTAACCTGAGCGGCGCTCCAGTGGTTAACGTTGATACTGCATCTGTTGTTTTGACATCCGAGGGTACTGAAGCTTGGTTGACATTTGCTGACAACCAATACCTCAAAGGTCAGTACACTTTCATCCTGAATGACAAAGTGAAAACAACTTCAGGTGAAACAATTTCCGCGTACACTCAATTGTTGCCAGTTAACGATGTAACAGCTCCAACAATTGCATCGGTTACATCAACTGCCAAGGCTACAACTAACAAGGTTCATGTTAAATTAAGTGAGCCAGTTAAAGGTACTGGTACAGTTATTGCTTATGTAAACGGCCAGCCTGCGACTGTAGCATTGCGTGATAACGGTGCAGCTCTTGATGAGTTGACTCTGACCACTGCAAACAACCTGGAAAGCGGCAAAACTTATGATGTGTCCCTGACTAACATCGTTGACTTTGCTGGTAACTACATTGCTCCTAACCCTACTAAGACTACTGTAACTGTAGTATCTGACGTAGCAGCTCCAACCGTTTCCAAAGTTACTGTTACAGGTGAGAATTCTGTTGAAGTAGTATTCAATAAGAAAATGGATATCGCAACTCTGCACGGAAACATCACATTGTTGAACGCCAATGGCGAAACAAGAGGTGCGTTCCAGGTTAAACAGGGTAAAGATGCTACAACCTTCAACCTGACTAACTTTGCAATCAACTTCCCTTCCAGTTCCACATTTGCTGGTACCATCGTATTCGGTGCAACCATTAAGGATTACCTGGGCAACACTGTTGCTGCAAGCACAACTCAACCGGTAACCTTTACTAAGGATGTTACAGCTCCAACTGTTGTAAGTGCTGTTTACGCCAAAGAAGGATTGCTGGTGAAATTCTCCGAGAAAGTATCTCTTGTAAATTCCGCAGGAGTAATCAAAATCATCAATGATTCCACAGGATACCCTACTACTCTGACTGCTAACGTAGTTGGAACTGACGGTAAACAATGGAGATTGACAGGAGCAACATTGGGCACTGGCAACTACACATTGCGTCTGCCTGCAGGTATTGCAGTTGATCAGTCGCAAGCCAAAAATGGTCTGGTTGCTGTAGCTTACCCTGTATCGATCACAGCCGACACTGTGGTAGATTCTAATAAACCAGTAATCACGGCTGCACCTGTAGTAGTAACAAGCGAAGTCTACAAAACAGATCAAGTTGTTCAATTCACTGTTCAGGATTCAAGTGGTTTGAATATCGCTTCTGTTCGTGAATATGCTAACTACACTTGGGACGGTAAAGCCCTGCCAGTTGGTTCATATGTAAGCACTGACTACAATGGATCAGGTTCACCAACTACCCCAGTAGTGGTTAGTGTCAACATCCCATCGTCTGGTATTAACACTAATGATTCCAAAGAATTCGTTATCAATGGTATTACCGATACTTCCGGTAACGTAATTGTTCCAACTCCATACCAGGTCGCATTGAGAGATGGCGTTAGACCTACTCTTAACACTGCAGCTGTAGCTTCCGGAGACGGCACTAAGCTGGTTATCGGATTTAGTGAAGATGTAATCAACATCCGTCCTGATGGTTCTGACTTCTTGTTCACAATCAACGGAAACATTGAAGTAGCTAGCCCGAATGTTGTTATTAACACAACACCTGGTGTTGGTAGCGATAAAGGTAAATTCTATGTAACCTTCAAGACCCAAAAAGGTGTATTCAATGGCGCAGATGTATTGTACATGGATAACAACAAAGACGGCGCTATCCAACACAATGAAGTAGTGTACACTACTGATGCTGCAGGAGACCTTAAACTGAGTGCGAACTATATTGGTTCTATCACAGTTAAGGTTAGAGATACTGCTCAAATCACTGACAAATCGGGAAACAAAGTTGTAGTAGATACAATCGTTAGTGCTACTAAGTAA